A genomic region of Venturia canescens isolate UGA chromosome 7, ASM1945775v1, whole genome shotgun sequence contains the following coding sequences:
- the Rpn5 gene encoding 26S proteasome non-ATPase regulatory subunit 12 isoform X2: protein MADSANETGKLVMMDVDYTNNCDTKIPECKKMAQEGKLHDALDQLLALEKLARTASDMPSTSRILVAIVEICFEAKNWSALNEHIILLSKRRSQLKQAVTKMVQECCTYIDKTPDRETMIKLIETLRSVTEGKIYVEVERARLTHRLAKLKEEDGELTDATTIMLELQVETYGSMTRLEKASLILEQMRLCLAKQDYVRTQIIAKKINIKFFEDEKDVETQLLKLKYYDLMMELARHEGWYLELCRHNRAVLETPAVKEFPEKRKAAMSRAVMYLVLAAHEPEQADMTHRLLADKFIDDIPTYKELLRLFVNPELIKWSGLCEIYEKELKSTEVFSNSTEDGRKRWAELRNRVVEHNIRIMAKYYTKITLTRMSELLDLPIQETEASLCKLVESGIINARTDRPAGVVRFTGTQEPAALLDAWAASLSKLMGLVNNTTHLIHQEEMLAVAHL, encoded by the exons ATGGCGGACTCAGCTAATGAGACGGGTAAGTTAGTGATGATGGATGTGGACTATACCAATAACTGCGATACAAAAATCCCAGAGTGCAAAAAAATGGCCCAAGAGGGAAAGCTCCATGATGCGCTTGATCAATTGTTGGCATTGGAAAAACTAGCAAGAACG GCAAGTGATATGCCGTCGACATCCAGGATTCTAGTGGCGATAGTAGAAATATGTTTCGAAGCTAAAAACTGGTCTGCATTGAATGAGCATATAATTCTATTGTCCAAACGCAGATCACAGCTTAAACAAGCAGTGACAAAAATGGTTCAAGAATGTTGCACTTATATTGACAAAACCCCGGATCGGGAGACTATGataaaacttattgaaactttgcGCTCTGTGACCGAaggaaag ATCTATGTTGAAGTTGAACGAGCTCGTCTCACTCACCGCCTGGCAAAACTGAAAGAGGAAGATGGTGAACTCACAGATGCTACAACCATTATGCTTGAATTACAG gTCGAGACTTACGGCAGTATGACTCGTCTCGAAAAAGCTTCTCTGATCCTAGAACAAATGCGTCTTTGTCTCGCCAAACAGGATTACGTTCGTACACAAATTatagcgaaaaaaataaacatcaaattcTTTGAAGACGAAAAAGATGTGGAAACTCAATTACTGAAATTGAAGTACTATGA CTTAATGATGGAGTTGGCACGTCACGAAGGATGGTATTTAGAGCTTTGTCGGCACAATCGTGCAGTCCTCGAGACACCAGCGGTAAAGGAATTTCCAGAAAAGCGCAAAGCAGCAATGTCCCGAGCAGTTATGTACCTTGTACTGGCTGCTCACGAACCGGAGCAAGCTGACATGACACACAGACTATTGGCTGACAAATTTATTGACGATATACCGACCTACAA AGAATTACTTCGACTTTTTGTAAATCCGGAGCTTATCAAATGGTCGGGTTTGTGCGAAATTTACGAGAAAGAGCTCAAGAGTACCGAAGTGTTTAGCAATTCTACTGAGGACGGCCGCAAACGTTGGGCCGAGCTTCGAAATCGCGTCGTAGAGCAT AATATACGAATAATGGCAAAGTACTACACAAAAATAACTCTCACCCGAATGTCTGAATTGTTGGACCTCCCGATCCAGGAAACCGAAGCGAGTTTATGCAAACTCGTAGAATCGGGCATAATAAATGCTCGTACAGACAGACCGGCGGGCGTCGTAAGATTCACCGGGACTCAAGAGCCTGCCGCACTCCTCGATGCCTGGGCAGCTTCATTATCAAAACTCATGGGTCTCGTCAACAACACAACTCATTTAATTCATCAGGAAGAAATGCTTGCGGTTGCTCATTTATAA
- the Rpn5 gene encoding 26S proteasome non-ATPase regulatory subunit 12 isoform X1 has product MMPCVDGKGRFSFKKLRDTIMADSANETGKLVMMDVDYTNNCDTKIPECKKMAQEGKLHDALDQLLALEKLARTASDMPSTSRILVAIVEICFEAKNWSALNEHIILLSKRRSQLKQAVTKMVQECCTYIDKTPDRETMIKLIETLRSVTEGKIYVEVERARLTHRLAKLKEEDGELTDATTIMLELQVETYGSMTRLEKASLILEQMRLCLAKQDYVRTQIIAKKINIKFFEDEKDVETQLLKLKYYDLMMELARHEGWYLELCRHNRAVLETPAVKEFPEKRKAAMSRAVMYLVLAAHEPEQADMTHRLLADKFIDDIPTYKELLRLFVNPELIKWSGLCEIYEKELKSTEVFSNSTEDGRKRWAELRNRVVEHNIRIMAKYYTKITLTRMSELLDLPIQETEASLCKLVESGIINARTDRPAGVVRFTGTQEPAALLDAWAASLSKLMGLVNNTTHLIHQEEMLAVAHL; this is encoded by the exons ATGATGCCTTGTGTAGATGGCAAGGGTCGTTTTAGCTTT AAAAAACTCCGGGACACAATAATGGCGGACTCAGCTAATGAGACGGGTAAGTTAGTGATGATGGATGTGGACTATACCAATAACTGCGATACAAAAATCCCAGAGTGCAAAAAAATGGCCCAAGAGGGAAAGCTCCATGATGCGCTTGATCAATTGTTGGCATTGGAAAAACTAGCAAGAACG GCAAGTGATATGCCGTCGACATCCAGGATTCTAGTGGCGATAGTAGAAATATGTTTCGAAGCTAAAAACTGGTCTGCATTGAATGAGCATATAATTCTATTGTCCAAACGCAGATCACAGCTTAAACAAGCAGTGACAAAAATGGTTCAAGAATGTTGCACTTATATTGACAAAACCCCGGATCGGGAGACTATGataaaacttattgaaactttgcGCTCTGTGACCGAaggaaag ATCTATGTTGAAGTTGAACGAGCTCGTCTCACTCACCGCCTGGCAAAACTGAAAGAGGAAGATGGTGAACTCACAGATGCTACAACCATTATGCTTGAATTACAG gTCGAGACTTACGGCAGTATGACTCGTCTCGAAAAAGCTTCTCTGATCCTAGAACAAATGCGTCTTTGTCTCGCCAAACAGGATTACGTTCGTACACAAATTatagcgaaaaaaataaacatcaaattcTTTGAAGACGAAAAAGATGTGGAAACTCAATTACTGAAATTGAAGTACTATGA CTTAATGATGGAGTTGGCACGTCACGAAGGATGGTATTTAGAGCTTTGTCGGCACAATCGTGCAGTCCTCGAGACACCAGCGGTAAAGGAATTTCCAGAAAAGCGCAAAGCAGCAATGTCCCGAGCAGTTATGTACCTTGTACTGGCTGCTCACGAACCGGAGCAAGCTGACATGACACACAGACTATTGGCTGACAAATTTATTGACGATATACCGACCTACAA AGAATTACTTCGACTTTTTGTAAATCCGGAGCTTATCAAATGGTCGGGTTTGTGCGAAATTTACGAGAAAGAGCTCAAGAGTACCGAAGTGTTTAGCAATTCTACTGAGGACGGCCGCAAACGTTGGGCCGAGCTTCGAAATCGCGTCGTAGAGCAT AATATACGAATAATGGCAAAGTACTACACAAAAATAACTCTCACCCGAATGTCTGAATTGTTGGACCTCCCGATCCAGGAAACCGAAGCGAGTTTATGCAAACTCGTAGAATCGGGCATAATAAATGCTCGTACAGACAGACCGGCGGGCGTCGTAAGATTCACCGGGACTCAAGAGCCTGCCGCACTCCTCGATGCCTGGGCAGCTTCATTATCAAAACTCATGGGTCTCGTCAACAACACAACTCATTTAATTCATCAGGAAGAAATGCTTGCGGTTGCTCATTTATAA
- the LOC122413725 gene encoding uncharacterized protein isoform X2, with protein MATLFESPYLSNRLRHIEERYEGPTTFGRCDCTSYSYLALSLVLFAIGTAITIFAIGDVADRQVFSNLGHMWLVGPIFIGSGLMLAVKCILYLRRKSVIQMIFHQRLFLELAAAQGMSGSGAGMIGPPSYEIITQAQCTNELPPPTYAEAVALLQQAGIHDAKLSSIDGPGSHDGGTDRTKP; from the exons ATGGCAACGCTTTTCGAAAGTCCCTACTTGTCCAACAGGCTGCGACATATCGAGGAACGTTACGAGGGGCCGACGACCTTCGGAAGATGCGATTGCACGAGTTACAGTTATTTAGCACTGAGCCTCGTATTATTCGCGATCGGTACGGCTATTACGATATTCGCAATTGGCGACGTTGCCGATCGGCAAGTATTCTCGAATCTCGGTCACATGTGGCTCGTTGGACCGATTTTTATAGGCTCCGGTCTCATGCTTGCTGTCAAATGCATCTTGTATCTTCGAAGAAAATCTGTTATCCAAATGATCTTTCATCAACGATTATTCCTG GAATTAGCTGCGGCTCAGGGAATGAGCGGATCCGGGGCCGGCATGATTGGACCACCCTCGTACGAAATAATAACTCAGGCTCAGTGTACCAATGAGTTGCCACCTCCAACGTACGCGGAAGCTGTGGCTCTGCTCCAGCAGGCCGGTATTCATG ATGCCAAACTGTCCTCGATAGATGGACCCGGAAGCCACGACGGTGGAACTGACAGAACAAAGCCCTGA
- the LOC122413725 gene encoding uncharacterized protein isoform X1, which produces MATLFESPYLSNRLRHIEERYEGPTTFGRCDCTSYSYLALSLVLFAIGTAITIFAIGDVADRQVFSNLGHMWLVGPIFIGSGLMLAVKCILYLRRKSVIQMIFHQRLFLELAAAQGMSGSGAGMIGPPSYEIITQAQCTNELPPPTYAEAVALLQQAGIHGDFQQVVTRKKMVARKIEKKKKKQTAASSSLGR; this is translated from the exons ATGGCAACGCTTTTCGAAAGTCCCTACTTGTCCAACAGGCTGCGACATATCGAGGAACGTTACGAGGGGCCGACGACCTTCGGAAGATGCGATTGCACGAGTTACAGTTATTTAGCACTGAGCCTCGTATTATTCGCGATCGGTACGGCTATTACGATATTCGCAATTGGCGACGTTGCCGATCGGCAAGTATTCTCGAATCTCGGTCACATGTGGCTCGTTGGACCGATTTTTATAGGCTCCGGTCTCATGCTTGCTGTCAAATGCATCTTGTATCTTCGAAGAAAATCTGTTATCCAAATGATCTTTCATCAACGATTATTCCTG GAATTAGCTGCGGCTCAGGGAATGAGCGGATCCGGGGCCGGCATGATTGGACCACCCTCGTACGAAATAATAACTCAGGCTCAGTGTACCAATGAGTTGCCACCTCCAACGTACGCGGAAGCTGTGGCTCTGCTCCAGCAGGCCGGTATTCATG GTGATTTCCAACAGGTTGTAACTCGGAAGAAAATGGTCGcacggaaaattgaaaaaaaaaagaaaaagcaaaCTGCAGCTTCTTCAAGTCTaggacgctga